One part of the Polycyclovorans algicola TG408 genome encodes these proteins:
- the pstB gene encoding phosphate ABC transporter ATP-binding protein PstB: MSHAQHKTPLAAGIDMEALSRGRQAASMQDETIALKVSNLNLFYGETQALKDVNLDIAQNKVTAFIGPSGCGKSTLLRCFNRMNDLVDGCRIEGAINLHGKNIFDRDVDVATLRRNVGMVFQKPNPFPKTIYENVAYGMRLAGKNSKAYLDDKIEWALQGAALWNEVKDRLHESALGLSGGQQQRLVIARAIAIEPEVILLDEPCSALDPISTLKVEELINELKKQFTIVIVTHNMQQAARVSDYTAFMYVGNLVEFDATDTLFTKPSKKQTEDYITGRYG; the protein is encoded by the coding sequence ATGAGCCATGCTCAACACAAAACGCCGCTCGCGGCCGGCATTGACATGGAAGCGCTGTCGCGCGGCCGTCAGGCGGCATCGATGCAGGACGAGACCATTGCCCTGAAGGTGAGCAACCTGAACCTGTTTTACGGTGAGACGCAGGCGTTGAAAGACGTCAATCTCGACATCGCCCAGAACAAGGTCACCGCCTTCATCGGCCCGTCGGGTTGCGGCAAGTCGACGCTGCTGCGCTGCTTCAACCGCATGAACGACCTGGTCGACGGCTGCCGCATCGAAGGCGCCATCAACCTGCATGGCAAAAACATTTTTGACCGCGACGTCGATGTCGCCACGCTGCGGCGCAATGTCGGCATGGTGTTCCAGAAGCCCAACCCGTTCCCCAAGACCATTTACGAGAACGTCGCCTACGGCATGCGCCTGGCGGGCAAGAACAGCAAGGCGTACCTCGACGACAAGATCGAATGGGCCCTGCAAGGCGCGGCGCTGTGGAACGAGGTCAAGGACCGCCTTCACGAGTCCGCACTGGGACTCTCGGGCGGGCAGCAGCAGCGACTGGTGATTGCCCGCGCCATTGCCATCGAGCCCGAGGTGATCCTGCTCGACGAGCCCTGCTCGGCGCTGGACCCGATCTCGACGCTCAAGGTCGAAGAGCTGATCAACGAGCTGAAGAAGCAGTTCACCATCGTCATCGTCACCCACAACATGCAGCAGGCCGCGCGGGTGTCGGATTACACGGCCTTCATGTACGTCGGCAATCTGGTCGAATTTGACGCAACCGACACGCTGTTCACCAAGCCGTCAAAAAAGCAGACCGAGGATTACATTACCGGTCGCTACGGCTAA
- a CDS encoding PstS family phosphate ABC transporter substrate-binding protein, translating to MKLKVIAAALGLSAASLSAVANVDPNLPDYETVSGVSGNLTSIGSDTLNNLMTLWAEAFQGYYPNVNIQIQGAGSSTAPPAMAEGTANFGPMSREMKDGEQQAFEKQYGYKATGVGVAIDALAVFVNKDNPIKGMSIEQVDSVFSVTRSCGGEDITRWGQLGLTGEWANRPVQLYGRNSVSGTYGYFKDVALCKGDFKSNVNEQPGSASVVQSVSTGLNAVGYSGIGYNTSGVRPLPLSRSGTDYIEPSNENAGDGTYPLSRFLFVYVNKKPDAPLAPLEREFFRMVLSKQGQEIVNRDGYVPLPAAAAQRFRDALGL from the coding sequence ATGAAATTAAAAGTCATCGCTGCCGCACTCGGCCTGTCAGCCGCCTCGCTTTCTGCAGTTGCCAACGTCGATCCCAACCTGCCCGACTATGAAACGGTGTCCGGGGTTTCCGGCAACCTGACCAGCATCGGGTCCGACACCCTCAACAATTTGATGACCTTGTGGGCCGAGGCCTTCCAGGGCTACTACCCCAACGTCAACATCCAGATCCAGGGGGCCGGGTCGTCAACCGCACCGCCGGCGATGGCCGAAGGCACGGCCAACTTTGGGCCGATGTCGCGCGAAATGAAGGATGGCGAACAGCAGGCCTTCGAGAAGCAATATGGCTACAAGGCCACCGGTGTCGGTGTGGCCATCGATGCCTTGGCGGTGTTCGTCAACAAGGACAACCCCATCAAGGGCATGTCGATTGAGCAGGTCGACTCGGTGTTTTCGGTGACCCGCTCTTGCGGCGGCGAAGACATCACCCGCTGGGGCCAGTTGGGCCTGACCGGGGAGTGGGCCAACCGGCCGGTGCAACTCTATGGGCGCAACTCCGTGTCGGGCACTTACGGTTACTTCAAGGACGTCGCGCTGTGCAAAGGTGACTTCAAGTCCAACGTCAATGAGCAGCCGGGTTCGGCGTCGGTGGTGCAATCGGTTTCGACAGGCCTGAATGCCGTCGGCTACTCCGGCATTGGCTACAACACCTCGGGCGTGCGCCCACTGCCGTTGTCACGTAGCGGCACCGACTACATCGAGCCGAGCAATGAAAATGCGGGCGACGGCACCTACCCGCTGTCGCGCTTCCTGTTTGTCTACGTCAACAAGAAGCCGGACGCGCCGCTGGCCCCGCTTGAGCGCGAATTCTTCCGCATGGTGCTGTCCAAGCAAGGCCAGGAGATCGTCAACCGCGACGGCTACGTGCCGCTGCCGGCCGCAGCTGCCCAGCGATTCCGCGACGCACTGGGCCTCTAG
- the phoU gene encoding phosphate signaling complex protein PhoU: MARHAGFQGTNFFEGSAVDKPGYKQHISSEFNAELEGIRQRVLAMGGIAEQQLTLATGALLDLDAVRGREALSHGNKVNAFEVVVDDECARILARRQPTAGDLRMVISITRVVRDIERMGDEAEKIARMAIELSEQEQLPREVTEVSHLARHVGELMRDALDALARADVDLALRVAQQDQVIDREYESVLRVCMTYMMEEPRAIRRVMSIIWASRALERIGDHAKNLAEHVIYSVEGRDVRHVSIEEMQRVINGSS, encoded by the coding sequence GTGGCGCGTCACGCGGGTTTTCAGGGCACCAACTTTTTCGAGGGTTCGGCAGTGGACAAGCCAGGTTACAAGCAGCACATCTCCAGCGAGTTCAATGCCGAGCTGGAAGGCATCCGTCAGCGTGTGCTGGCGATGGGCGGCATCGCCGAGCAGCAGTTGACCCTGGCCACCGGCGCGCTGCTGGACCTGGACGCGGTGCGCGGTCGTGAAGCGCTGTCACACGGCAACAAGGTCAATGCCTTCGAAGTGGTGGTCGATGACGAGTGCGCACGCATTCTCGCTCGCCGCCAGCCCACGGCCGGCGACTTGCGCATGGTCATTTCCATCACCCGGGTGGTGCGTGACATCGAGCGAATGGGCGACGAAGCTGAAAAGATCGCGCGCATGGCCATCGAGCTCAGTGAGCAGGAGCAACTGCCGCGTGAGGTGACAGAGGTCAGCCATCTGGCACGCCACGTCGGGGAATTGATGCGTGATGCGCTCGACGCCCTGGCGCGCGCCGATGTCGATCTGGCGTTGCGCGTCGCGCAGCAGGATCAGGTCATCGACCGCGAGTATGAATCGGTGTTGCGCGTCTGCATGACCTACATGATGGAAGAGCCGCGCGCCATTCGCCGGGTGATGAGCATTATCTGGGCCAGCCGCGCGCTGGAACGGATCGGTGACCACGCCAAGAATCTGGCCGAGCACGTCATTTATTCGGTTGAAGGGCGTGATGTGCGCCACGTCTCGATTGAGGAAATGCAGCGGGTGATCAACGGCAGCAGCTGA
- a CDS encoding OprO/OprP family phosphate-selective porin, whose protein sequence is MVAMGGSGHAQTVETKGGLKVTSADGQYSGQLGGRIHFDTNFFTDDDDVVGGLKNDVFMRRARLTMQGHAGRWTYKFENDFVASDRAGFREMWIGTEVAGANLRLGQAKPYRGMEDLTSSNEVLFMERPYATSSGIFDGRQYQTGAFADGTAGKVGWGSALYSLKSADQPANDGFGVNARGYYAPIVSDTTAVHLGLSYSLDNPDFDNAANNVRARARAIGRADGVTRPTLATVGQGVSGSRNGTLGFEAALQRGSFSAQTEYARSTFEQDTAPDVDVDAFYLQASMFMGTGQKRYDFGKGVFKAPGSGGGETELKVRYDRIDNDGPAPDGSVRQWAVGFNHYFNHNVRAMVEYVMAEIEPSGIDVAAITTRLQFAF, encoded by the coding sequence ATGGTGGCCATGGGAGGCTCCGGCCATGCCCAGACCGTTGAAACCAAAGGGGGGCTCAAGGTGACGTCCGCCGACGGCCAGTACTCCGGCCAGTTGGGTGGCCGAATTCATTTCGACACCAATTTTTTCACTGACGACGATGATGTCGTCGGCGGGCTGAAAAATGATGTTTTCATGCGCCGCGCCCGCTTGACGATGCAAGGCCATGCCGGCCGCTGGACGTACAAGTTCGAGAATGATTTTGTCGCGTCGGACCGCGCCGGCTTCCGTGAAATGTGGATTGGCACCGAGGTTGCCGGCGCCAACCTGCGGCTCGGCCAAGCAAAGCCCTATCGCGGCATGGAAGACCTCACCAGCTCCAACGAGGTGCTGTTCATGGAGCGGCCGTACGCCACGTCGTCCGGCATCTTCGACGGGCGGCAATATCAGACCGGCGCGTTTGCCGACGGCACTGCGGGCAAGGTCGGCTGGGGCAGCGCGCTGTATTCTTTGAAAAGTGCAGATCAGCCGGCCAACGACGGTTTTGGCGTCAATGCGCGCGGCTACTACGCACCGATCGTGAGCGACACGACCGCCGTGCATTTGGGCCTGTCTTACAGTCTTGACAACCCCGATTTCGACAACGCGGCCAACAATGTTCGCGCCCGCGCGCGAGCCATCGGCCGGGCCGACGGGGTGACGCGTCCGACGCTGGCCACGGTGGGCCAGGGCGTGAGCGGCAGCCGCAACGGCACGCTGGGGTTTGAAGCCGCCCTGCAGCGGGGAAGCTTCTCGGCGCAGACCGAATACGCGAGGTCGACCTTTGAGCAGGATACGGCGCCGGATGTTGACGTCGACGCGTTCTACCTGCAGGCCAGCATGTTCATGGGGACCGGGCAGAAACGCTACGACTTCGGCAAGGGCGTATTCAAGGCGCCCGGCAGCGGTGGCGGCGAGACCGAGCTCAAGGTTCGCTACGACCGGATCGACAACGACGGTCCGGCGCCCGACGGGTCGGTGCGCCAGTGGGCAGTGGGTTTCAACCATTACTTCAACCACAACGTGCGTGCGATGGTGGAGTATGTGATGGCCGAGATCGAACCCAGCGGGATTGATGTGGCCGCGATTACCACACGTTTGCAATTCGCCTTTTGA
- the pstA gene encoding phosphate ABC transporter permease PstA: MSRKQHATLTGQDDTTAKAYVKSGQPYVWVTAAAVAASIIITVGLLVLIAARGMVHFWPQQIVQATYAEPGTEPQVLLAEIRSRESVTSARLAEAGLPVDPAQDLYDRVLLKIGNRDLNGVDFRYVVEDWLSVGEYPPEVVVLEREEWGNFQGFIERVTLDGQVITGIGAWAAFRDANHRASELREQIEKIEKGDIGRVNYALDRARLEERKLELDGRTPETDPDAFARFERVRAEMNAEYQTLAARRLALYADLRRDSVVMRSIDGREVTFDMGQIIRGYQPNQMNVLVKTGNWFVNVWRFMTEDPREANTEGGIFPSIFGTIMMVLLMSIFVTPFGILAALYLREYAKQGAVTRAIRVAVNNLAGVPSIVYGMFGLGFFVYTVGGGIDQLFYPEAAPAPVFGTPGLLWASLTLAILTLPVVIVATEEGLARIPRHLREASLSLGATKAETLWRVVLPMASPAMMTGLILAIARAAGEVAPLMLVGVVKLAPNLPFDLNFPFLHLDRKFMHLGFHIYDVGFQSPNVEAARPLVYATSFLLVVVIMVLNLTAVAIRNRLREKYKALDN, translated from the coding sequence ATGTCGCGCAAACAACACGCCACCCTCACCGGGCAGGACGACACCACGGCCAAAGCCTATGTGAAGTCGGGACAACCCTATGTGTGGGTGACCGCTGCAGCGGTGGCCGCAAGCATCATCATCACCGTCGGCCTGCTGGTGCTGATCGCCGCGCGCGGCATGGTGCATTTCTGGCCGCAGCAGATCGTCCAGGCCACCTACGCCGAGCCCGGTACCGAGCCGCAGGTGCTGCTCGCCGAGATTCGCAGCCGCGAGTCGGTCACCAGCGCCCGACTGGCCGAAGCCGGGCTGCCGGTTGACCCCGCGCAAGACCTCTACGACCGCGTGCTGCTGAAAATCGGTAACCGCGACCTCAATGGCGTGGACTTTCGCTATGTGGTCGAAGACTGGCTGAGCGTCGGCGAATACCCCCCGGAAGTCGTGGTCCTGGAGCGCGAAGAATGGGGTAACTTTCAGGGCTTCATCGAGCGGGTGACGCTCGACGGTCAGGTGATCACCGGCATCGGCGCATGGGCGGCGTTTCGCGACGCCAACCACCGCGCCAGCGAACTGCGTGAACAGATCGAAAAGATCGAAAAAGGTGACATTGGCCGCGTCAACTACGCACTTGATCGGGCACGCCTCGAAGAGCGAAAGCTTGAGCTTGACGGTCGTACGCCCGAAACCGACCCGGATGCCTTCGCGCGCTTCGAGCGGGTGCGAGCCGAGATGAACGCCGAGTACCAGACGCTGGCGGCGCGACGTTTGGCGCTCTATGCGGATCTGCGCCGTGATTCGGTGGTGATGCGCAGCATCGACGGCCGCGAAGTGACGTTCGACATGGGCCAGATCATTCGCGGCTATCAGCCCAACCAGATGAATGTGCTGGTCAAGACCGGCAACTGGTTCGTCAATGTCTGGCGCTTCATGACCGAGGACCCGCGCGAGGCCAACACCGAGGGTGGTATTTTTCCGTCCATTTTCGGCACCATCATGATGGTCCTGCTGATGTCGATTTTCGTGACGCCGTTCGGCATTTTGGCGGCGCTGTACTTGCGCGAATACGCCAAGCAGGGCGCGGTGACGCGGGCCATCCGCGTGGCGGTAAACAATCTGGCCGGGGTGCCGTCCATCGTCTACGGCATGTTTGGTCTCGGGTTTTTTGTTTACACCGTGGGCGGGGGCATCGACCAATTGTTCTACCCCGAGGCGGCGCCGGCGCCGGTGTTTGGCACGCCGGGCTTGCTGTGGGCGTCACTGACCTTGGCGATTCTCACGCTGCCGGTGGTGATCGTCGCCACCGAAGAAGGGCTGGCGCGCATTCCGCGCCATCTGCGCGAGGCGTCGCTGTCGCTGGGGGCGACCAAGGCCGAGACCCTGTGGCGCGTGGTGCTGCCGATGGCCAGCCCAGCGATGATGACTGGGCTGATTCTGGCCATCGCCCGTGCCGCCGGCGAAGTCGCACCGTTGATGTTGGTGGGTGTGGTCAAGCTGGCGCCCAACCTGCCGTTCGATCTCAATTTCCCGTTTCTGCACCTTGACCGCAAGTTCATGCACCTGGGCTTTCACATTTACGATGTCGGCTTTCAGAGCCCCAACGTCGAAGCCGCACGGCCGCTGGTCTACGCCACGTCATTCCTGTTGGTGGTGGTGATCATGGTGCTCAATTTGACCGCCGTGGCCATCCGCAACCGGCTGCGCGAAAAGTACAAGGCCCTGGACAATTGA
- a CDS encoding tetratricopeptide repeat protein: protein MKQRIKVVAGGLILAALVAACQTPQVGERTRWPPVDEQDTRPTPTPTDEPTPDRTPRPVSPGSTAPVELDPDESLPKWPKSAEDVSGPAVVALLEQAREARAEGRADVAAAHLERATRFESRNGFVWAELAAVYIDKGDYDQAEAIALRANSLARGNPYIEAANWDVIAAARSARGQAQASMEASARAESLRRELPRE, encoded by the coding sequence ATGAAGCAGCGCATCAAAGTGGTGGCGGGCGGTTTGATCCTAGCGGCGCTGGTCGCCGCCTGTCAGACGCCCCAAGTGGGTGAGCGCACCCGCTGGCCGCCGGTTGACGAGCAGGACACGCGGCCCACCCCGACACCCACCGATGAGCCGACGCCTGATCGAACGCCGCGTCCGGTGTCGCCGGGTTCGACCGCGCCGGTCGAGCTGGACCCTGACGAATCGCTCCCCAAATGGCCCAAGTCGGCCGAAGACGTCAGCGGCCCGGCGGTCGTTGCGCTGCTCGAGCAGGCGCGTGAAGCCCGGGCCGAGGGGCGCGCCGACGTCGCGGCCGCGCATCTGGAGCGCGCCACCCGTTTCGAGTCACGCAATGGCTTTGTCTGGGCCGAACTGGCGGCGGTCTACATCGACAAGGGCGACTACGATCAGGCCGAGGCCATTGCTCTGCGCGCCAACAGCCTGGCGCGCGGCAATCCGTATATCGAGGCGGCCAACTGGGACGTGATCGCCGCTGCTCGAAGCGCCCGCGGTCAGGCGCAGGCCAGCATGGAAGCGAGTGCCCGCGCCGAATCACTGCGCCGCGAGCTGCCACGCGAGTGA
- the mrcB gene encoding penicillin-binding protein 1B translates to MAARRPTRKKSSKPPLMRRITWALLAMLVVVGCVGALVLAATLIRLDGEIRSKFAGARWALPAQVYAAPLELYPGAYVSAGTLTYELRRLGYRALTQLEGVGSFVERNAQQVDVYARAFDFWDGAQDAVPLSIRFADNRVASVSQARSGEPVTIARLDPMLIGSIYPQHGEDRVLVKLDEVPGLLPLGLMAVEDRSFYEHWGISPKGILRAGIANLKAGSVVQGGSTLTQQLVKNFFLDRSQTWARKINEAFMSVLLEVNYSKGEILEAYLNEVNLGQDGGRSVNGFGLGAQFFFNKPLPELMPHEIALLVGIVKGPSFYNPRRNAERALERRNLVLRVWRDDELINEETYEAAVARPLDLAGSDGRGVERYPAFVDLVRRQLQAQYSDDDLTQEGLRVFTTLRPQAQEALERQVIKRLPEIEKARKLDDQSLEVAGVVTNVEGGEVLALVGGRNVRFPGFNRALDAKRQIGSLVKPFIFQTALSRPDRYHLYTWLPDQPVEVKMAHGPVWKPQNYDRKFHGDQPLFNVLAQSYNLPSVHVGLDVGPAEVLKTLKSAGYSGGAQPLPSILLGAISIAPFEVAQMYATLAAGGYQVPLSAIREVLTADGEPLSRFPLRVRQALPEAPTYLTNWALEQVMLMGTGRAAYQQVDRSLSLAGKTGTTDDYRDAWFAGFGGDTVAVVWVGRDDNKSHRLTGTSGALPLWAGLMHDLDVQPREPLMPADVQSVLIDSQTGLRADQGCQAPVAVPYLRGHIETLAWAPCSEAARPQVDSPVDWFLNIFQGGQPQPTR, encoded by the coding sequence ATGGCTGCACGTCGCCCCACCCGCAAGAAATCTTCGAAGCCGCCGCTGATGCGCCGCATCACTTGGGCGCTGCTCGCCATGCTGGTTGTGGTCGGCTGCGTGGGCGCGCTGGTGCTCGCCGCCACACTGATCAGGCTTGACGGCGAAATACGCAGCAAGTTCGCCGGGGCCCGGTGGGCCTTGCCTGCGCAGGTCTACGCGGCGCCGTTGGAGCTCTATCCCGGCGCTTATGTCAGCGCCGGCACACTCACCTATGAATTGCGGCGTCTGGGCTATCGCGCGCTCACCCAGCTTGAAGGCGTCGGCAGCTTCGTCGAGCGCAATGCCCAGCAGGTTGACGTGTACGCGCGCGCCTTCGATTTCTGGGATGGCGCGCAAGACGCCGTGCCGCTGTCGATCCGCTTTGCCGATAACCGCGTGGCCAGTGTTTCCCAGGCGCGCAGCGGCGAGCCGGTGACCATCGCCCGCCTCGACCCGATGCTGATCGGCAGCATCTACCCGCAGCACGGCGAAGACCGGGTGCTGGTCAAGCTTGATGAAGTGCCCGGCCTGCTGCCCCTGGGCTTGATGGCGGTTGAAGACCGCAGCTTTTACGAGCACTGGGGCATCAGTCCAAAAGGCATCCTGCGGGCCGGCATCGCCAACCTCAAAGCCGGCTCGGTGGTGCAGGGCGGCAGCACGCTCACCCAGCAGTTGGTGAAGAATTTTTTTCTCGACCGCAGCCAGACCTGGGCACGCAAGATCAACGAAGCCTTCATGTCGGTGCTGCTCGAGGTCAACTACAGCAAAGGCGAAATTCTCGAGGCTTACCTCAACGAAGTGAATCTCGGGCAGGACGGCGGACGTTCGGTTAACGGCTTTGGCCTGGGCGCGCAATTCTTCTTCAACAAGCCGCTGCCGGAGCTCATGCCGCATGAGATCGCGCTGCTGGTCGGCATCGTCAAAGGCCCGTCGTTTTACAACCCGCGGCGCAACGCCGAGCGCGCGCTTGAGCGCCGCAATCTGGTGCTTCGGGTTTGGCGCGACGACGAGCTGATCAACGAGGAAACCTACGAAGCGGCGGTCGCCCGGCCGCTGGACCTGGCCGGCAGCGACGGTCGCGGCGTCGAACGCTACCCGGCCTTTGTTGACTTGGTACGGCGTCAGTTGCAGGCGCAGTACAGCGACGACGACCTGACCCAGGAAGGTTTGCGGGTGTTCACCACCCTGCGCCCGCAGGCCCAGGAAGCGCTGGAGCGCCAGGTGATCAAGCGGCTGCCCGAGATTGAAAAGGCCCGCAAGCTCGACGACCAGTCGCTGGAAGTCGCCGGGGTGGTCACCAACGTTGAGGGCGGTGAAGTGCTGGCACTGGTCGGGGGCCGCAATGTGCGCTTTCCCGGCTTCAACCGTGCACTGGACGCGAAGCGGCAGATTGGTTCGCTGGTCAAGCCGTTCATTTTTCAGACCGCCTTGTCGCGGCCCGATCGCTATCACCTTTACACCTGGCTGCCGGATCAGCCGGTCGAAGTGAAGATGGCCCACGGCCCGGTCTGGAAGCCGCAGAACTACGACCGCAAGTTTCATGGTGACCAGCCACTCTTTAATGTGCTGGCGCAGTCGTACAACCTGCCGTCGGTCCATGTCGGGCTCGACGTCGGCCCGGCGGAAGTGCTCAAAACCCTGAAAAGTGCCGGCTACAGCGGTGGCGCACAGCCGCTGCCCTCGATCCTGCTGGGCGCCATCTCGATTGCTCCGTTCGAGGTCGCGCAGATGTACGCCACGCTTGCTGCCGGGGGCTATCAGGTGCCGCTGTCAGCCATCCGCGAGGTGTTGACGGCCGATGGCGAGCCGCTGTCACGCTTCCCGTTGCGGGTGCGGCAGGCGCTGCCCGAGGCGCCGACCTATCTCACCAACTGGGCGTTGGAGCAGGTCATGCTCATGGGCACCGGGCGCGCCGCCTATCAGCAGGTTGATCGCAGTCTGTCGCTGGCCGGCAAGACCGGCACCACCGATGACTACCGCGACGCCTGGTTTGCCGGCTTCGGCGGCGACACGGTGGCGGTGGTCTGGGTCGGGCGTGACGACAACAAGTCGCACCGCCTGACCGGCACCAGCGGCGCGCTGCCGCTATGGGCCGGCTTGATGCACGACCTGGATGTGCAACCGCGCGAGCCGCTGATGCCGGCCGACGTGCAATCGGTGCTCATCGACTCGCAAACCGGGCTTCGCGCCGACCAGGGCTGTCAGGCCCCGGTGGCGGTGCCTTACCTGCGTGGCCACATCGAGACGCTCGCCTGGGCGCCGTGTTCGGAGGCTGCGCGTCCGCAGGTCGATTCGCCGGTGGACTGGTTCCTCAACATCTTCCAGGGCGGTCAGCCGCAACCCACGCGGTAA
- a CDS encoding ABC transporter permease subunit — MSDHPATADADTRDRHARSIVGGQSRAMRGRYLRDGLARYVVLAGGLGVIAALLLIFVYLVSEVAPLFGGAEVHRRQAFALPAPADERTVHLASDILATKGMQLTDAGTAYLYDLDSGVEQSRSQLPVGERRITHFFEASRPDYQYGLQLDDGSVLVAKLVFKESFESGSRVMVPSIEYPFGEASLDFTDGASAWFALRADRDRVVMAAADEAGVVTVKRFQVQTSLFGDSTIEAREPVTVVTPFTADRVYIDSRMMWLYVINDDGRMALFNLRDEQPTLVDEVRTDAPIRQTDMLGGALSLIVGQADGRVSQWFPARRDDGTVQFAQVRALEVFGDPQITAFGPELYRRSFAVGADDGSVALMHATAQRKVWQGRLLDEPVAGLYFNPRSQYLAVVGESGRAYGYSVENEHPEFSFSALWQRVWYEGYEQAEFVWQSSAAVNEFEPKFSLSPLAFGTLKAAFYAMLFAIPLAILGAIFTANFMSSQMRQAVKPTIELMEALPTVILGFLAGLWLAPFVETNLLGVFMVLLLLPVSIPIFGYLWLKMPAVIKRRVPPGWEAALMIPVVGGVVWLCFIVALPLEAWMFTGTLQQWLDHHFGIGYDQRNALVVGIAMGVAVIPTIYSITEDAVFSVPKQLTLGSLALGATPWQTLVGVVLPTASPGIFSAVMIGVGRAVGETMIVLMATGNTAVMDFSMFEGLRTMSANIAVELPESEVGGTHYRLLFLAGLVLFLFTFFFNTLAEVVRQRLRQKYASI, encoded by the coding sequence ATGTCCGATCACCCCGCCACCGCTGACGCCGACACCCGCGACCGGCACGCGCGCTCCATCGTCGGCGGGCAGTCGCGCGCCATGCGTGGCCGCTACCTGCGTGACGGCCTCGCCCGCTACGTGGTGCTTGCGGGCGGTTTGGGGGTCATCGCGGCGCTTTTGCTGATTTTCGTTTACCTGGTCAGCGAGGTGGCGCCGCTGTTCGGCGGCGCCGAGGTCCATCGTCGCCAAGCCTTCGCCCTGCCGGCCCCGGCGGACGAGCGCACGGTGCATTTGGCATCCGACATTCTCGCGACCAAGGGCATGCAGCTCACCGATGCCGGCACCGCTTATCTTTATGACCTTGACAGCGGTGTCGAGCAGTCACGAAGCCAACTGCCTGTCGGCGAGCGGCGCATCACCCACTTCTTCGAAGCCTCAAGGCCCGATTACCAGTACGGCCTGCAGTTGGACGATGGCTCGGTGCTGGTCGCGAAACTGGTGTTCAAAGAAAGTTTTGAGTCCGGCAGCCGGGTAATGGTGCCGTCGATCGAGTATCCGTTTGGCGAGGCGTCGCTGGATTTCACGGACGGCGCCTCGGCGTGGTTCGCCCTGCGCGCCGACCGTGACCGAGTGGTGATGGCCGCCGCCGATGAAGCCGGCGTGGTGACCGTCAAGCGCTTCCAGGTGCAGACCTCGCTGTTCGGCGACAGCACGATTGAGGCGCGGGAGCCGGTCACGGTCGTGACGCCGTTTACCGCGGACCGGGTCTACATCGACAGCCGCATGATGTGGCTCTATGTGATCAACGACGACGGCCGCATGGCCCTGTTCAACCTCCGCGATGAACAGCCGACGCTGGTGGATGAGGTGCGTACCGATGCCCCGATTCGCCAGACCGACATGCTCGGCGGCGCGCTGTCATTGATCGTGGGGCAGGCCGACGGACGGGTGTCGCAGTGGTTCCCGGCCCGACGCGACGACGGCACGGTGCAGTTTGCCCAGGTGCGCGCGCTGGAGGTTTTCGGCGACCCGCAAATCACCGCTTTCGGCCCCGAGCTGTACCGGCGCAGCTTTGCAGTGGGGGCCGATGACGGTTCGGTGGCGCTGATGCATGCCACCGCGCAGCGCAAGGTTTGGCAAGGGCGCCTGCTCGACGAGCCGGTGGCCGGTCTGTACTTCAATCCGCGCTCACAGTACTTGGCGGTGGTGGGCGAGAGCGGACGTGCTTACGGCTATTCGGTGGAGAACGAGCACCCTGAGTTTTCGTTCTCGGCGCTGTGGCAACGCGTTTGGTACGAAGGCTATGAGCAGGCCGAGTTTGTCTGGCAGTCATCGGCGGCGGTCAATGAGTTCGAGCCCAAGTTCAGCCTGTCGCCGTTGGCCTTCGGCACGCTCAAGGCGGCGTTCTACGCCATGTTGTTCGCCATTCCACTGGCGATTCTCGGCGCCATCTTTACCGCCAACTTCATGTCGTCGCAGATGCGTCAGGCGGTCAAGCCGACCATCGAGCTGATGGAAGCGCTGCCGACGGTCATTCTTGGCTTTCTCGCGGGCCTTTGGCTGGCGCCTTTTGTCGAGACCAACCTGCTCGGCGTGTTCATGGTGCTGCTGCTGCTGCCGGTGTCGATCCCGATCTTTGGCTATCTGTGGCTGAAAATGCCGGCGGTGATCAAGCGGCGCGTGCCGCCGGGCTGGGAAGCCGCGCTGATGATTCCCGTGGTCGGCGGGGTGGTCTGGCTGTGCTTCATCGTTGCCCTGCCGCTCGAGGCCTGGATGTTCACCGGGACCCTGCAGCAATGGCTGGATCATCACTTCGGCATCGGCTACGACCAGCGCAATGCGCTGGTGGTGGGCATCGCGATGGGCGTTGCGGTGATCCCGACCATTTATTCGATCACCGAAGACGCCGTGTTCAGCGTGCCCAAGCAGCTCACGCTCGGCTCGTTGGCGCTGGGCGCCACGCCGTGGCAAACCCTGGTGGGGGTGGTGCTGCCCACCGCCAGCCCGGGTATTTTCTCGGCGGTGATGATCGGTGTCGGCCGCGCGGTGGGCGAGACCATGATCGTGCTGATGGCCACTGGCAACACGGCGGTGATGGACTTCAGCATGTTTGAAGGCCTGCGCACCATGTCGGCCAACATTGCGGTGGAACTGCCTGAGTCCGAAGTCGGCGGCACCCATTACCGGCTGCTGTTCCTCGCCGGGCTGGTGCTGTTCCTCTTCACCTTCTTCTTCAATACCTTGGCCGAGGTCGTGCGTCAGCGGCTGCGTCAGAAGTACGCCTCCATCTGA